A window from Chryseobacterium vaccae encodes these proteins:
- a CDS encoding META domain-containing protein, which translates to MKKILLALFAVLLLGVVINCSSIPEKNPGLQRQWMLISFDKFSKEELMKNKAEVNLTAEMKGGKIHGGAYMGCNNMFFTSEFKNGGKVKISGVGSTMKACQNMDLESAFIQKFDKMTKYSVEGHFLTLSDENGNSMKFVAADWD; encoded by the coding sequence ATGAAAAAGATACTATTGGCACTTTTTGCAGTTTTACTCCTGGGAGTTGTTATCAATTGTTCATCAATACCTGAAAAAAATCCGGGTCTTCAGAGGCAGTGGATGCTGATTTCGTTTGACAAATTTTCAAAAGAAGAATTGATGAAAAATAAAGCAGAAGTAAATCTTACAGCAGAAATGAAAGGCGGAAAAATTCACGGAGGGGCCTATATGGGATGCAACAATATGTTCTTTACTTCCGAATTTAAAAACGGGGGGAAGGTAAAAATTTCCGGTGTGGGAAGCACAATGAAAGCCTGCCAGAATATGGATCTGGAAAGCGCCTTCATCCAGAAATTTGACAAAATGACGAAATACTCCGTGGAAGGACATTTTCTTACTCTATCTGATGAGAACGGGAATTCAATGAAGTTTGTTGCAGCAGATTGGGATTAA
- a CDS encoding S46 family peptidase, which produces MKRLFLLFTFLLGFAQMRADEGMWLLMLIKRLNGVDMQKEGLHLTPDEIYSVNNSSLKDAIVSFGGFCTGEIVSDKGLIFTNHHCGYGAVAAASTPEKDYLKNGFWAMKQKDEFNAKDLYVRFLVRMDDATQRITSKLNNNMTGAERKAIIDAETKAIQTENSENGKYTVVVRDFFNGNEFYYFVYQDYKDIRLVGAPPSSLGKFGGDTDNWEWPRHTADFTVFRVYADAAGNPAEYSPSNTPLKPKHFLPVSLKGIKPGDFSMIMGYPGRTNRYLTSYGIQQMVNKDYPAWVEASKMAMDVMKKYMDKDKATQLNYASQYASVANYWKNRQGTIDAVEKNGTISDKQKIESTYRTWSMMAGNDMYDGVLENISAYYKQVSDRNVERNYASQFTRNAKYMSLALQLGSVLKTYAAQDMQGRIAMKAKTEAAIKAAYENFNPALEGEMLVAMTTLYQARVTNKDIASATILGLDAKNLSNIAYSSIFANKTSATNFLLNPDALKLDADPLWKMSKGIVADQKAVAESYVNVDDNFAKNNRLFLAGLMKAMPEKKFYPDANSTMRLTYGTVDKLPIREDRNYFGVTDNYYTDMAGLVGKYKKNDEEFDLPQRVIDLYNLKDFGQYADAAGYMPVNFLSNNDITGGNSGSPVIDGDGNLIGIAFDGNSEALSGDIVFEPEWQKTINVDVRFVLWTIDKYAGARRLIDELKLVRGENTPPDTKTKNSGTTQMPKKEKKKK; this is translated from the coding sequence ATGAAAAGACTATTTCTACTGTTCACTTTCTTGCTGGGCTTTGCTCAGATGAGGGCGGATGAGGGGATGTGGCTGTTAATGCTCATCAAAAGACTTAACGGGGTCGACATGCAAAAGGAAGGCTTGCATCTGACACCTGATGAAATCTATTCTGTAAACAATTCCAGTTTAAAAGATGCAATTGTAAGCTTTGGAGGTTTCTGTACTGGTGAAATTGTTTCTGATAAAGGACTTATTTTCACCAACCACCATTGCGGTTATGGTGCTGTAGCAGCAGCTTCTACTCCTGAAAAAGACTATCTTAAGAATGGTTTCTGGGCAATGAAGCAGAAAGATGAATTCAATGCAAAAGATCTTTATGTAAGATTTTTAGTAAGAATGGATGATGCTACCCAAAGAATCACTTCCAAGCTGAACAACAATATGACTGGAGCTGAGAGAAAAGCAATTATTGATGCTGAAACGAAAGCGATCCAGACAGAAAACTCTGAAAATGGGAAATACACTGTTGTGGTAAGAGATTTCTTCAACGGAAATGAATTTTATTATTTCGTATATCAGGATTACAAAGATATCAGATTGGTAGGTGCTCCACCTTCATCATTAGGTAAATTCGGAGGTGATACAGACAACTGGGAGTGGCCAAGACATACTGCGGACTTCACTGTTTTCAGAGTATATGCTGATGCTGCCGGAAATCCAGCAGAATATTCTCCAAGCAATACCCCATTGAAGCCTAAACACTTCCTTCCGGTTTCTCTTAAAGGAATCAAACCGGGAGACTTCTCTATGATCATGGGATATCCGGGAAGAACCAACCGTTACCTGACTTCTTATGGAATCCAGCAGATGGTAAACAAAGATTATCCGGCCTGGGTAGAAGCTTCTAAAATGGCAATGGATGTCATGAAGAAGTATATGGATAAAGATAAAGCAACTCAGCTTAATTATGCTTCTCAATATGCTTCTGTAGCCAACTACTGGAAAAACAGACAGGGAACTATTGATGCGGTAGAAAAGAATGGAACAATTTCTGACAAACAGAAAATCGAAAGTACATACAGAACATGGTCTATGATGGCTGGAAATGATATGTATGACGGTGTTTTAGAAAATATTTCAGCTTATTACAAGCAGGTTTCTGACAGAAATGTTGAGAGAAACTATGCATCACAATTCACAAGAAATGCAAAGTATATGAGCCTAGCTCTTCAGCTTGGTTCTGTTCTTAAAACATACGCTGCCCAGGATATGCAGGGAAGAATTGCAATGAAGGCTAAAACTGAAGCAGCCATCAAAGCAGCTTATGAAAACTTCAATCCGGCTCTGGAAGGAGAAATGCTAGTGGCAATGACTACACTTTACCAGGCAAGAGTAACAAACAAAGACATCGCTTCTGCTACAATCTTAGGATTAGATGCTAAGAATCTTTCTAATATAGCTTACTCTTCAATTTTTGCCAACAAGACATCTGCAACGAATTTCTTATTGAACCCGGATGCATTGAAGCTTGATGCTGATCCGCTTTGGAAAATGTCAAAAGGAATTGTAGCAGATCAAAAAGCAGTTGCAGAAAGCTATGTAAATGTAGATGATAATTTTGCTAAAAACAATCGTCTTTTCTTAGCTGGTCTGATGAAAGCTATGCCTGAGAAAAAATTCTATCCGGATGCTAACTCTACCATGAGATTAACTTACGGAACGGTAGATAAATTACCTATCAGAGAAGACAGAAATTACTTCGGAGTTACCGATAACTATTATACGGATATGGCCGGTCTTGTAGGAAAATACAAGAAAAATGATGAAGAATTTGATCTGCCTCAAAGAGTGATTGATCTTTATAACCTTAAAGATTTTGGGCAGTATGCTGATGCTGCAGGATATATGCCTGTAAACTTCCTTTCTAACAATGACATTACTGGAGGTAACTCTGGTTCTCCGGTAATTGACGGAGATGGAAACCTTATCGGTATTGCATTCGACGGAAATAGTGAAGCATTAAGCGGTGATATCGTATTTGAACCGGAATGGCAGAAAACGATCAATGTTGACGTACGTTTCGTTCTTTGGACGATTGACAAGTATGCTGGTGCAAGAAGGCTGATTGACGAATTAAAGCTTGTAAGAGGAGAAAATACACCTCCTGATACCAAGACTAAAAATTCAGGAACAACTCAAATGCCTAAGAAAGAAAAGAAGAAAAAATAA